atatagttTAGAGATCACtttatccaaaaaagaaaaaaagtaggtATAGGGGATTGAACTAATTGGAATGATACTCTAGCGGTGTCGTTATCCCATTAGCCAAACGTCTCTGACCAATACCATTTTGGCCACATGATGAGATCCAATTTCAAGTTTCCATTACTACAAAAAAGTTAAACCTCGGGTCTATTCATTTCCTTAACTTTCAGAAGGTGCTAATTAAAAAACAATACTCTGTATATTAACATCAATTTACAATCGGGCAATAATGTTAGGCATATGAATGTGGTCGTTGAAATAAGATTTGCTTATTTCGTTAAGATACATGTGGAATGAATGTTAGAGAAGTCTTGAATTGGAGATTTGGTGCATTGTGGAATAATTAATATGTTCACATCTCATGGGAGGTGGGGTTTGAGCaagatctctccctccccttcttttttctcttttcattggCTAATTCGTTTTTCTATTATCTTATTGTTGCTTTCATCTTATTTTGTGGAGCTTTTCTCTTCTGATCTAATCTAGAAGCTCATCTTTCCTGTTTTGAGGATATTTCTTTCCCAATCTAGTCTAGATTTGAGGATTTTGCGTGTATGATTTCGTGTTTTCGCTTCCTCGGGTTTTGTTGCCATACAAGTCCAGTTTCAAAGACAATTATAggagttttgtgaagattttgcTCTTACAAGTGTAAGGTCCATGCTCGTTCAATCTTGTTTCTTTGAATGGGAATAGTGTTGGGGACGCTAAATTTAGGTGCACACTACTGAAAGATAAAGTTATAGCAATAGATGGAGATCTTAGCGTGTGCTCATAACAGAAGATAGATTTAGTGattcaaaatctcaaaattatcTTTTAAGGGTGTAACTCCTGACTTTATTCTACTGATTCCTCTTATCATCTAgagcttgttttgttttgaagatgTTTAGAATTATTTGCAGTTAGATTAGTATGTTTCTATCCTGTACTTCCGTGCAAATAATTGACATGTTACTTTGACCGAAAAAGATAATTTGAAGTCAAGCCCACATCAAACTCCTTTAAAGTTGCCTTTGCCGACCAGCCGAATTAATTGTTTTGCGTTTCTTTCAAAAGTAGGAAGCGGTCAACTCCTTGCAGCCTGCATGTTCAGCCCATCCTACTGGCCAAACGTTTCTAGACTTCTGACTTCTGACTTCTGACTTCTGACTTCTCTCTCATTACTTTCTATGTATTCTCTCCAATTTATCACCCCAATCGTACAGGAGacgaagattaaaaaaaaaaattaacagttACAACAAGAAAGGAACGACGATGTTCTCGAAGGAAGCAAGACAACTTCTCTTGATCTGCATTTTCATGCTATGTTCCGCCCCATTCCTTTCTCATGGGAGGGTCGATCCCAAGTACAAACTGAAAGCAGTCAACCTCGGAGGTTGGTTAGTCACGGAAGGATGGATCAAGCCTTCTCTGTTTGATGGAATCACCAACAAGGACTTCTTGGTACGTGCTTTTCCCTTATTCGCCAAAGTGTTGCGGCCTTTTCGTTTATGTTCGTTCATGAATCTTGCTGCAATATTCTAGGATGGAACTGGGCTTCAGTTCAAATCGGTGACGGTAGGGAAGTATCTGTGCGCCGAGAGCGGTGGCGGGACCATCATAGTCGCCAACCGCACTGCCGCCTCCGGATGGGAAACCTTCAAGGTGAAAGAGCAGCGTCTAGAGAGGAATTTAGTTGCTCGATCCAAAGTGAAAGCAATGACTGAGGAGACGTGtataccttttgtttttgtgactGCAGTTGTGGAGGATCAACGAGACTCTGATTTTCAACTTCAGGGTCTTCAACAATCAGTTTGTGGGGCTGGACGCGAACGGGGTTGACGTGGTGGCCGTTTCGGAGTCCCCCGTCTCGACGTTCGAGATAATCAGGAATTCAGATGACCCGAGCAGAGTCAAAATCAGAGCTTCCAATGGCCTCTTCTTGCAAGTAATGAGATGCTCCATTCTCAGTTTCAGTTTTTCTTGATAATAAATAATGGCAATTTCATTGGGCGATAGCTGGTTGAACATCTAAGATCAAATCAATGTTGAAACTTGAATGAATCATATATTGAGATGGGTGTGCGATACTGGTGGTGGCTGCAGGCGAAGACAGAGGTATCGGTGACGGCCGACTACAAGGGGGAGGGCGGATGGGGCGATGACGACCCATCCGTTTTTGTGATGACCTTTTCCGGTGGGTTGCGAGGCGAGTTTCAGGTCACTAACGGCTATGGACCGGAAAAAGCCCCGCAAGTCATGAGGGTAAGAAACCAAGAACTAAGGAGCGCCATCATTCTACTCTTCTACTTTTCGCTTAATGACATTTTCCGACGGCTAGCTAAGCTGCTCGTATTTTCCCTTCGGTTACTTCTCAAACGCTAAGTTGAATGCTTAGGTTTCCaactccctttctttttctttttttattttctcttggtCAAAGGACCGACGTGCCTAATTCAGAACAATCCAGCCCGTGCGACCATCTCGTCTTGATActgacgatttttttttttttataaatgagaAGCGAACTTGTCGACTTCTATCAAGATTTGAGCGTTTGACCGTTCCTAAGCACCGTCCAACTAACCGTCCGCGCTCAATTTTCAATACCCAGCAACGGAGGGCTGCTGCCTGTCTACTGCTAGGGGTTGAAATTTCAACTTATTTAATGAATATCGCCGTTGAACTAAAGGATCTCCTTCACATGCTTGAACTTGATTATTGCCTCTCCATATAACCAGTTGTTCTGGATTTTCAGGAGCATTGGAGCACATTCATAGTGGAAGAGGACTTCAAGTTCATATCGACAAATGGGTTGAATGCGGTGAGGATTCCAGTGGGCTGGTGGATAGCGAGCGACCCGACTCCTCCGCCGCCTTACGTGGGAGGCTCCTTGGCCGCACTTGACAATGCCTTTTCTTGGGCACAGTAAGTCCCACTTTCCTATGAAGCTTCGCACGTCGCATTCGCACTTTCCATTTCCATTTGCAGAGAACATGATTCCGCATTATCGTCACCTTTATCCTCTCCTTTAGCACATTCGATGTTGAATAGGCAACCGAAGATTTTGTCTCGCCATCGAGCGTGGTAGCCCCAATGATAAAAGAGTCACGTTGTCTTTCATGAGGTCGGAAGTTTAAAGCCTATTGTAAGCCCAATCTCCTGTCTGCTtgtatttaaaatatttgctaGTTACCCCTTATAGAGGTACTTCCTCGGTTCTGTACTGCCTATAGGACTCTAGGCGAGGGTTTCATATATTTAGGGATGTCCAAGTGTTTATGGCTCAAACCAAAtgtttcttaccttttaccaaaaaaagaaaaaaaaaatagaatggcACTACACTTTTTAACTCACTCTGAATTGATTACCTATGATATTCTAGAGGAATGAGTGGTACCCACTGCTTCACGATTGGCTAATAAACCGCACTCATCTAGGGTTTATCTCATCCTCACTTTACCCAACAGTAGGTATTTACTACATGGGCGATAGTTGATGCCAAATGTTCCGCTAGACTTGATATAACGCAGTCAATGATGCCCCTTCGTCCTATTATCATGTGCATGTAAAGAAGTTTGAAAAGGGCCTAAATTCCGCACTGACCACCTCTAATGTTTCTGTAATTTTGGTAGGAAATATGGTGTGAACATCATAATCGATCTGCACGCAGCACCAGATTCACAAAATGGGTATGAACACAGCTCATCGAGGGACGGATCTCAGGAATGGGGAGCCACCGATGCTAACATCCAGCAAACAGTAGCTGTCATTGAATTCCTCACTGCTCGGTAAAAACTTTTCCACCCGCTTTCTGTATCAAATGGAATCACATATATCAGGGCGAAGTCAGAAAATCTGGAGTTCCAAATGCCATTTTTCAGGTACGCAAAGAGCCCGAGCCTCTATGCCGTCGAGCTCATCAACGAGCCTCTCTCTCCGGGAGTAGCCCTCGACACCTTGACCAAGTACTACAAGGCTGGATATGATGCGGTGCGCAGGCACTCCCAAACGGCCTATGTAGTGATGTCGAACCGCCTCGGGCCTGCCGATCCCAAAGAGCTCTTCTCTCTGGCCAGTGGCTTGGCCGGGACCGTGGTCGATGTGCACTACTACAATCTGTTCCAGGATATCTTCAACAGCATGACGGTCCAACAGAACATCGATTTCATCTACACTAACAGGACGGCGCAGTTGAACGACATCACCATGGCGAACGGTCCTCTCACCTTTGTGGGTAAGTCAATGGTGATGCCATTTGTCGATACTTTTCTACGACGAGATAGCTGAAAGCTGAACGGTATGAAATGCTTATAAAACtttgttgatgatttgatttgCGAATTGGGTGAAGGTGAATGGGTGGCTGAGTGGCAAGTGAGCGGAGCTACGAAGGAAGACTACCAGAGATTCGCAAAGGCACAGCTCGAGGTGTACGGGAGAGCATCGTTCGGATGGGCCTATTGGACCCTCAAGAATGTTAACACCAAGTGGAGTCTGCAGTGGATGATCAACAATGGCTATATAACGCTTTAATCAGTTTACCTATTCGAATTATTTCGGTATTTTCCTACGCATTGACGCTCATATAGTCGATGTTCGTGATGATCACCTCGGTTGGAGCCCATTAAAGTGGAATAAATAGCTTTTACTATTTCTGAATGGTTCATAGCCATAAGCAAGATTGATTGGAGGTCCGAAGAAGAAATTATGGACAAGCAATGATGCGAGGCCAAAACGTAGGCCTCGGTGTTAGATGATGCTTGTAGTCATGATCGCGCCATACTTCGACTAAAAATGATTGCTGCGTTGGGATTACTTTGTGGGCCGACTTAATCGGATCATGTTAAAGCTCAGATTTAACATACA
The nucleotide sequence above comes from Eucalyptus grandis isolate ANBG69807.140 chromosome 2, ASM1654582v1, whole genome shotgun sequence. Encoded proteins:
- the LOC120290290 gene encoding probable glucan 1,3-beta-glucosidase A; this translates as MFSKEARQLLLICIFMLCSAPFLSHGRVDPKYKLKAVNLGGWLVTEGWIKPSLFDGITNKDFLDGTGLQFKSVTVGKYLCAESGGGTIIVANRTAASGWETFKLWRINETLIFNFRVFNNQFVGLDANGVDVVAVSESPVSTFEIIRNSDDPSRVKIRASNGLFLQAKTEVSVTADYKGEGGWGDDDPSVFVMTFSGGLRGEFQVTNGYGPEKAPQVMREHWSTFIVEEDFKFISTNGLNAVRIPVGWWIASDPTPPPPYVGGSLAALDNAFSWAQKYGVNIIIDLHAAPDSQNGYEHSSSRDGSQEWGATDANIQQTVAVIEFLTARYAKSPSLYAVELINEPLSPGVALDTLTKYYKAGYDAVRRHSQTAYVVMSNRLGPADPKELFSLASGLAGTVVDVHYYNLFQDIFNSMTVQQNIDFIYTNRTAQLNDITMANGPLTFVGEWVAEWQVSGATKEDYQRFAKAQLEVYGRASFGWAYWTLKNVNTKWSLQWMINNGYITL